Proteins encoded together in one Microplitis mediator isolate UGA2020A chromosome 7, iyMicMedi2.1, whole genome shotgun sequence window:
- the LOC130671338 gene encoding autophagy-related protein 9A isoform X1, with amino-acid sequence MKRDTIITCVEPNHRVRTMTTVLDGSYQQLDPYSAENGDGEGDDPDETPHESGVMIHVVPEGGKSRWNHIEDLDSFFTRMYHYHQKHGFACMMLQEILELGQFIFVVGFSTFLFHCIDYSVLFKNKVIDNSSHKTSMSDAILSSNEILSSMGLITWICILIAAIFWILRAVKVLYHLTQFWDIKMFFNIALKIDDNDLDNLTWHEVQKRIREVQKDQEMCIHKRELTELDIYHRILRFKNYMVAMINKSLLPVRLKAPFIGEFIFMTRGLKYNMELLLFWGPWSPFENNWHLKEDYKKLNKRQELARMLSKQIVWVGIANFMLCPLILLWQILYSFFNYAEIIKREPGTLGTRMWSLYGRLYLRHFNELDHELNARLNRAYRPASKYMSIFTSPVMTVIAKNIAFICGSILAVLLILTVYDEDVLTIEHMLTTMTILGAMVAGARAFIPDENLVWCPETLLTAVLAHTHYRPDSWKGHAHTQTTRAQVAQLFQYRAVHLLEELLSPLLTPFILCFYMRQRSLDIVDFYRNFTIEVTGVGDVCSFAQMDVRKHGHPMWQTLPVTPEEDRTDGYNNYAGERNTLQIPISNQYTQAEDGKTELSLIHFTLTNPEWKPPSHAETFVTALRERAKKEVDIVPGDINPLMASLNSLSSLGPGYNDIVANIICNTVVNHVSVPSMSNVFGNQSAATTSVGADASNNRSDCLSSFVRKGMTKAEGLLHNERGLLYGLQQGISNQSLGASVFGSGQELTPDFSVPIEFTAADMSLSTLYLHELHHKQIRRRGYQEMATRSIWQRSPVQELSTLSEVRQERAPLLKHQDSSIRSTRDS; translated from the exons ATGAAACGTGACACTATTATTACCTGCGTGGAGCCAAATCACAGAGTAAGAACG atgacCACAGTACTTGATGGCAGCTACCAACAGCTCGATCCTTACTCTGCGGAAAATGGAGATGGCGAAGGAGATGATCCTGACGAAACACCACATGAATCCGGTGTTATGATTCATGTGGTTCCGGAAGGTGGAAAATCGCGATGGAACCATATAGAAGATTTAGATTCATTTTTTACTAGGATGTaccattatcatcaaaaacaTGGTTTTGCTTGTATGATGTTACAAGAAATTTTAGAACTTggtcaatttatttttgtcgtCGGATTTTCAACTTTTCTGTTTCATTGTATAGATTATTCAGTACTATTTAa GAATAAAGTAATAGATAATTCTTCGCACAAAACATCAATGAGTGATGCAATATTATCgtctaatgaaattttatcgtCCATGGGATTAATAACGTGGATATGTATTTTAATAGCTGCAATATTTTGGATACTACGTGCTGTGAAAGTTTTGTATCATTTAACACAATTTTGGgatattaaaatgttttttaacaTTGCATTAAAAATAGATGACAATGATCTTGATAATTTAACCTGGCATGAAGTTCAAAAACGCATCAGAGAGGTACAGAAAGATCAAGAAATGTGTATTCATAAACGAGAATTGACTGAATTAGATATTTATCATAGAAtattgagatttaaaaattatatggtAGCTATGATTAACAAATCACTTCTACCAGTTAGACTTAAGGCTCCATTTATtggtgaatttatttttatgacacGAGGATTAAAATACAATATGGAGTTGTTACTATTTT GGGGACCATGGTCACCTTTCGAAAATAATTGGCATCTTAAAgaagattataaaaaattaaataagagaCAAGAACTTGCAAGGATGTTGTCCAAACAAATAGTGTGGGTTGGAATTGCTAATTTTATGTTATGTCCTCTTATATTACTATGGCAAATTTTATACTCATTTTTTAACTATGCTGag ATAATTAAAAGAGAACCAGGGACGCTGGGAACGCGAATGTGGTCTCTGTATGGTCGTCTTTATTTACGACACTTTAATGAACTAGACCATGAATTAAACGCACGTCTGAATCGTGCTTATCGTCCAGCATCCAAGTACATGAGTATTTTTACATCACCTGTTATGACAGTAATAGCTAAAAATATCGCCTTTATTTGCGGAAGTATTCTTGcagttttattaattctcACAGTATACGACGAGGACGTTTTAACAATAGAACACATGCTTACAACAATGACTATTCTCGGAGCGATGGTAGCTGGAGCCCGTGCGTTTATTCCAGATGAAAATCTTGTCTGGTGTCCAGAAACGCTTCTTACGGCTGTTTTAGCGCACACGCATTATCGGCCAGACAGCTGGAAAGGTCATGCTCATACGCAAACAACGCGAGCACAAGTCGCCCAATTATTTCAATACCGAGCTGTTCATTTATTAGAAGAATTATTGTCGCCACTCCTCACgccatttattttatgtttctaTATGCGACAACGTTCTCTTGACATCGTTGACTTCTACCGTAATTTTACTATTGAAGTTACTGGGGTCGGTGACGTGTGCAGTTTTGCGCAGATGGATGTGAGGAAACACGGGCATCCTATGTGGCAAACTCTTCCTGTTACTCCTGAAGAGGATCGTACTGATGGCTATAATAATTATGCTGGAGAGCGAAATACTCTTCAGATTCCAATTTCTAATCAATATACTCAAGCTGAGGATGGGAAAACAGAGTTGTCATTGATACACTTTACGCTAACAAATCCCGAGTGGAAACCACCGAGTCATGCGGAAACATTTGTCACAGCCTTACGAGAGAGAGCTAAGAAAGAAGTTGACATTGTACCGGGTGACATAAATCCACTGATGGCTAGTCTTAATAGTCTTTCCAGTCTTGGACCAGGA TATAACGATATCGTGGCCAACATAATTTGTAATACAGTAGTCAATCACGTCAGCGTTCCAAGTATGAGTAACGTATTTGGAAACCAATCAGCAGCGACAACGTCAGTCGGTGCTGATGCGTCCAACAATCGTTCCGATTGCTTATCGAGCTTTGTCAGGAAAGGCATGACTAAAGCTGAGGGCTTACTGCATAATGAACGAGGTCTGCTCTACGGTTTGCAGCAAGGAATATCTAATCAATCTCTTGGCGCTTCCGTGTTTGGATCCGGCCAAGAGTTAACACCTGATTTCTCAGTCCCGATAGAATTCACTGCAGCTGATATGTCCCTATCCACTTTGTACCTGCATGAGCTTCATCATAAACAA atAAGAAGAAGAGGTTACCAAGAAATGGCCACTAGAAGTATATGGCAACGGAGTCCAGTTCAAGAATTGTCTACTTTGTCAGAAGTAAGACAAGAAAGAGCCCCATTATTAAAACATCAAGATTCTTCGATACGATCAACACGAGACTCTTag
- the LOC130671338 gene encoding autophagy-related protein 9A isoform X2: MTTVLDGSYQQLDPYSAENGDGEGDDPDETPHESGVMIHVVPEGGKSRWNHIEDLDSFFTRMYHYHQKHGFACMMLQEILELGQFIFVVGFSTFLFHCIDYSVLFKNKVIDNSSHKTSMSDAILSSNEILSSMGLITWICILIAAIFWILRAVKVLYHLTQFWDIKMFFNIALKIDDNDLDNLTWHEVQKRIREVQKDQEMCIHKRELTELDIYHRILRFKNYMVAMINKSLLPVRLKAPFIGEFIFMTRGLKYNMELLLFWGPWSPFENNWHLKEDYKKLNKRQELARMLSKQIVWVGIANFMLCPLILLWQILYSFFNYAEIIKREPGTLGTRMWSLYGRLYLRHFNELDHELNARLNRAYRPASKYMSIFTSPVMTVIAKNIAFICGSILAVLLILTVYDEDVLTIEHMLTTMTILGAMVAGARAFIPDENLVWCPETLLTAVLAHTHYRPDSWKGHAHTQTTRAQVAQLFQYRAVHLLEELLSPLLTPFILCFYMRQRSLDIVDFYRNFTIEVTGVGDVCSFAQMDVRKHGHPMWQTLPVTPEEDRTDGYNNYAGERNTLQIPISNQYTQAEDGKTELSLIHFTLTNPEWKPPSHAETFVTALRERAKKEVDIVPGDINPLMASLNSLSSLGPGYNDIVANIICNTVVNHVSVPSMSNVFGNQSAATTSVGADASNNRSDCLSSFVRKGMTKAEGLLHNERGLLYGLQQGISNQSLGASVFGSGQELTPDFSVPIEFTAADMSLSTLYLHELHHKQIRRRGYQEMATRSIWQRSPVQELSTLSEVRQERAPLLKHQDSSIRSTRDS, encoded by the exons atgacCACAGTACTTGATGGCAGCTACCAACAGCTCGATCCTTACTCTGCGGAAAATGGAGATGGCGAAGGAGATGATCCTGACGAAACACCACATGAATCCGGTGTTATGATTCATGTGGTTCCGGAAGGTGGAAAATCGCGATGGAACCATATAGAAGATTTAGATTCATTTTTTACTAGGATGTaccattatcatcaaaaacaTGGTTTTGCTTGTATGATGTTACAAGAAATTTTAGAACTTggtcaatttatttttgtcgtCGGATTTTCAACTTTTCTGTTTCATTGTATAGATTATTCAGTACTATTTAa GAATAAAGTAATAGATAATTCTTCGCACAAAACATCAATGAGTGATGCAATATTATCgtctaatgaaattttatcgtCCATGGGATTAATAACGTGGATATGTATTTTAATAGCTGCAATATTTTGGATACTACGTGCTGTGAAAGTTTTGTATCATTTAACACAATTTTGGgatattaaaatgttttttaacaTTGCATTAAAAATAGATGACAATGATCTTGATAATTTAACCTGGCATGAAGTTCAAAAACGCATCAGAGAGGTACAGAAAGATCAAGAAATGTGTATTCATAAACGAGAATTGACTGAATTAGATATTTATCATAGAAtattgagatttaaaaattatatggtAGCTATGATTAACAAATCACTTCTACCAGTTAGACTTAAGGCTCCATTTATtggtgaatttatttttatgacacGAGGATTAAAATACAATATGGAGTTGTTACTATTTT GGGGACCATGGTCACCTTTCGAAAATAATTGGCATCTTAAAgaagattataaaaaattaaataagagaCAAGAACTTGCAAGGATGTTGTCCAAACAAATAGTGTGGGTTGGAATTGCTAATTTTATGTTATGTCCTCTTATATTACTATGGCAAATTTTATACTCATTTTTTAACTATGCTGag ATAATTAAAAGAGAACCAGGGACGCTGGGAACGCGAATGTGGTCTCTGTATGGTCGTCTTTATTTACGACACTTTAATGAACTAGACCATGAATTAAACGCACGTCTGAATCGTGCTTATCGTCCAGCATCCAAGTACATGAGTATTTTTACATCACCTGTTATGACAGTAATAGCTAAAAATATCGCCTTTATTTGCGGAAGTATTCTTGcagttttattaattctcACAGTATACGACGAGGACGTTTTAACAATAGAACACATGCTTACAACAATGACTATTCTCGGAGCGATGGTAGCTGGAGCCCGTGCGTTTATTCCAGATGAAAATCTTGTCTGGTGTCCAGAAACGCTTCTTACGGCTGTTTTAGCGCACACGCATTATCGGCCAGACAGCTGGAAAGGTCATGCTCATACGCAAACAACGCGAGCACAAGTCGCCCAATTATTTCAATACCGAGCTGTTCATTTATTAGAAGAATTATTGTCGCCACTCCTCACgccatttattttatgtttctaTATGCGACAACGTTCTCTTGACATCGTTGACTTCTACCGTAATTTTACTATTGAAGTTACTGGGGTCGGTGACGTGTGCAGTTTTGCGCAGATGGATGTGAGGAAACACGGGCATCCTATGTGGCAAACTCTTCCTGTTACTCCTGAAGAGGATCGTACTGATGGCTATAATAATTATGCTGGAGAGCGAAATACTCTTCAGATTCCAATTTCTAATCAATATACTCAAGCTGAGGATGGGAAAACAGAGTTGTCATTGATACACTTTACGCTAACAAATCCCGAGTGGAAACCACCGAGTCATGCGGAAACATTTGTCACAGCCTTACGAGAGAGAGCTAAGAAAGAAGTTGACATTGTACCGGGTGACATAAATCCACTGATGGCTAGTCTTAATAGTCTTTCCAGTCTTGGACCAGGA TATAACGATATCGTGGCCAACATAATTTGTAATACAGTAGTCAATCACGTCAGCGTTCCAAGTATGAGTAACGTATTTGGAAACCAATCAGCAGCGACAACGTCAGTCGGTGCTGATGCGTCCAACAATCGTTCCGATTGCTTATCGAGCTTTGTCAGGAAAGGCATGACTAAAGCTGAGGGCTTACTGCATAATGAACGAGGTCTGCTCTACGGTTTGCAGCAAGGAATATCTAATCAATCTCTTGGCGCTTCCGTGTTTGGATCCGGCCAAGAGTTAACACCTGATTTCTCAGTCCCGATAGAATTCACTGCAGCTGATATGTCCCTATCCACTTTGTACCTGCATGAGCTTCATCATAAACAA atAAGAAGAAGAGGTTACCAAGAAATGGCCACTAGAAGTATATGGCAACGGAGTCCAGTTCAAGAATTGTCTACTTTGTCAGAAGTAAGACAAGAAAGAGCCCCATTATTAAAACATCAAGATTCTTCGATACGATCAACACGAGACTCTTag